A single genomic interval of Peromyscus leucopus breed LL Stock chromosome 7, UCI_PerLeu_2.1, whole genome shotgun sequence harbors:
- the S1pr5 gene encoding sphingosine 1-phosphate receptor 5: MNFRVVLGWTATGGTQQRPLRGGGRPGGRRPMDPGLLRPAPVSEVIALHYNYTGKLRGARYQPGAGLRADAVVCLAVCAFIVLENLAVLLVLGRHPRFHAPMFLLLGSLTLSDLLAGAAYATNILLSGPLTLRLSPALWFAREGGVFVALAASVLSLLAIALERHLTMARRGPAPAASRARTLALAVAAWGASLLLGLLPAMGWNCLGRLETCSTVLPLYAKAYVLFCVLAFLGILAAICALYARIYCQVRANARRLRARPGSRRVTTSSRSRHTPRSLALLRTLSVVLLAFVVCWGPLFLLLLLDVACPARACPVLLQADPFLGLAMANSLLNPIIYTFTNRDLRHALLRLLCCGRGPCSQGSSNSLQRSPSAAGPSGGGLRRCLPPSLDRSSSPSEHSSPHRDRVDTSCSTGSRGAATADRTLVPAATD, encoded by the exons ATGA ACTTTCGCGTAGTGCTCGGGTGGACAGCAACCGGCGGGACACAGCAGCGACCTCTCCGCGGCGGCGGGCGGCCGGGCGGCCGGCGGCCCATGGATCCCGGGCTGCTGCGGCCGGCGCCGGTGAGCGAGGTCATCGCCCTTCACTACAACTACACCGGCAAGCTCCGCGGGGCGCGCTACCAGCCCGGCGCCGGTCTGCGCGCCGATGCCGTCGTGTGCCTGGCTGTGTGCGCCTTCATCGTACTGGAGAACCTGGCGGTGCTCTTGGTGCTGGGCCGCCACCCTCGCTTCCACGCGCCCATGTTCCTGCTCCTGGGCAGCCTCACCCTGTCGGACCTGCTGGCGGGGGCGGCCTACGCCACCAACATCCTGCTGTCGGGGCCGCTCACGCTGCGCCTGTCGCCCGCGCTCTGGTTCGCGCGCGAGGGGGGAGTCTTCGTGGCCCTCGCCGCGTCGGTGCTGAGCCTCCTGGCCATCGCGCTGGAGCGCCACCTCACCATGGCCCGTCGAGGACCCGCGCCCGCCGCCAGTCGCGCTCGTACTCTGGCGCTGGCGGTGGCCGCCTGGGGCGCGTCGTTGCTGCTCGGGCTGCTGCCGGCGATGGGCTGGAACTGTCTGGGACGCCTGGAGACCTGCTCCACCGTGCTGCCGCTCTATGCCAAGGCCTACGTGCTCTTCTGCGTGCTGGCCTTCCTGGGCATCCTGGCTGCCATCTGTGCGCTCTATGCAAGGATTTACTGCCAGGTGCGGGCCAACGCGCGTCGCCTGAGGGCACGGCCCGGGTCCCGCAGGGTCACCACGTCCTCGCGATCGCGGCACACGCCACGGTCGCTGGCCCTGCTCCGCACGCTCAGCGTGGTGCTCCTAGCCTTCGTGGTCTGCTGGGGACCTCTGTTTCTCTTGCTATTGCTGGATGTCGCGTGCCCAGCTCGCGCGTGTCCGGTGCTCCTGCAGGCCGACCCCTTCTTGGGTCTAGCCATGGCTAACTCACTGCTGAATCCCATCATCTACACATTCACCAACCGAGACCTGCGCCACGCGCTCCTACGGCTGCTCTGCTGTGGCCGCGGGCCCTGCAGCCAAGGCTCCTCCAACAGCTTGCAGCGATCCCCCAGTGCTGCTGGGCCTTCTGGGGGTGGCCTGAGACgctgcctgccaccaagcctggatcGCAGCTCCAGCCCATCAGAACACTCGTCTCCTCATCGGGACAGGGTGGACACTAGCTGCTCCACCGGCAGTCGGGGAGCAGCAACCGCCGACCGCACCCTGGTACCTGCTGCTACAGACTGA